One genomic window of bacterium includes the following:
- a CDS encoding site-specific integrase, with protein sequence MATVLKRTWKTKKGKNTSWQVNCQDAFGNRILESGFKTKVEAEARLAKILSEVQAGNNITQNKEMTFNDAAKLYMELHAEIHCKKSTVEGYKGYLKNHILPYIGKMKLIDVTPITIQKFLQEKLKTTLSKETINKLLVFTGSIFQKMIDDEIILKNPVKKVKKLKVEHKEEIKILSIAELNALVETTRTHFPDFFPLLFTALMTGMRQGELLGLEWNKINWITNKINVDKNYTHGAVCSPKTKYSIRKIDMSQELAKVLKIWRLQCPHSKNDLVFPNSNGEYMDANNMVKRRFVPALRRTGLDKIRFHDLRHTYVSLLLTENIPIKYIQRQVGHSSIQVTMDIYGHIMPETAEQSVKVLDNLFRKEKTDETAPLYAIG encoded by the coding sequence ATGGCAACAGTTTTAAAACGCACATGGAAAACCAAAAAAGGCAAGAACACATCCTGGCAGGTAAATTGTCAGGATGCTTTTGGCAACAGGATTCTTGAAAGCGGATTTAAAACCAAAGTAGAAGCTGAAGCAAGGTTGGCTAAGATTCTTTCTGAAGTACAAGCCGGCAATAATATTACACAAAATAAAGAAATGACTTTTAATGATGCTGCAAAGCTTTATATGGAGTTGCATGCGGAAATTCATTGCAAAAAATCCACGGTTGAAGGATATAAAGGCTATTTGAAAAATCATATATTGCCTTATATCGGCAAAATGAAACTGATTGATGTTACGCCTATTACAATTCAAAAGTTCTTGCAGGAAAAACTTAAGACTACACTATCAAAAGAAACGATTAACAAACTTTTGGTTTTTACGGGCAGTATTTTTCAAAAAATGATAGATGACGAAATAATTTTAAAAAATCCGGTCAAAAAAGTTAAAAAGCTTAAAGTTGAGCATAAAGAAGAAATAAAAATCCTTTCTATTGCTGAATTAAACGCACTTGTAGAAACAACCAGAACTCATTTCCCTGATTTCTTCCCCCTTTTATTTACTGCATTAATGACCGGCATGAGACAGGGCGAGTTATTGGGCTTAGAGTGGAACAAAATAAACTGGATAACAAATAAAATAAATGTTGATAAAAATTACACGCATGGTGCGGTATGTTCTCCAAAAACAAAATATTCAATCAGGAAAATTGATATGTCTCAGGAACTTGCTAAAGTTCTTAAAATTTGGCGGTTGCAATGCCCACACAGCAAGAATGACCTTGTTTTCCCTAATTCCAACGGCGAATATATGGATGCAAATAATATGGTAAAAAGGCGTTTTGTACCTGCTCTAAGACGCACCGGGCTCGATAAAATACGTTTTCATGACTTGCGGCATACTTATGTTTCGCTTCTTCTGACTGAAAATATTCCTATTAAATATATTCAAAGACAGGTCGGACACTCTTCAATTCAGGTAACGATGGATATTTACGGTCATATCATGCCGGAAACTGCAGAAC
- a CDS encoding helix-turn-helix domain-containing protein, translating into MSNLLDIKQTSEILNMKVPTLYRWVHERKIPFVKMGNKLRFKENEILDFIEQNSFSIQ; encoded by the coding sequence ATGAGTAACCTTTTAGATATTAAACAAACTTCGGAAATTTTGAATATGAAGGTCCCTACCCTCTACCGTTGGGTTCATGAAAGAAAGATACCGTTTGTCAAAATGGGTAATAAATTAAGATTTAAAGAAAATGAAATTTTGGATTTTATTGAACAAAATTCCTTTAGTATTCAGTAA